A genomic region of Ewingella sp. CoE-038-23 contains the following coding sequences:
- a CDS encoding MFS transporter: MTTLLSALVSALRRHSWLRLLGYAFILSSLGNGLTQVVVFGQLLQWRASATTLIFAYVLATLPGFLGSLLGERLCQRYSPFAMLLLAEALGLLSLVFPLYSLLAQHSVGLLAVQACSAVISGVTFPALSLVFKRGLKSEELPAATCMETLIFAAQVLLGVGVGVLIFPLINAGGMLLLDALSFIASAVLLLLAARRFVPTSDETEADASTSATGKVSWRALSPLQRRSLLMLPMLATVGTPAMSLLPALAQQIKPDEATGFALPLLFARSLGQLCGPLLLPANRMRQYAGNNGLLATCLLIFLASYLLIPPMSAWTLAPLAMIFIAHIASNVVFALATFGILREFDAQTVASASAMAWRWQLVAAGVASLMVAALTHYGGAILALKVMSLVGLGTAIGILWKYRR; this comes from the coding sequence ATGACGACTCTACTGAGTGCCCTGGTGAGCGCGCTGCGCCGCCATTCGTGGCTGAGACTGCTCGGCTACGCCTTTATTCTTTCCTCTCTCGGCAACGGCCTGACCCAAGTGGTGGTTTTCGGCCAGCTTTTACAATGGCGCGCCTCTGCCACCACCCTGATTTTTGCCTACGTGCTCGCCACCCTGCCCGGATTTTTAGGCAGTCTGCTGGGTGAACGCCTCTGCCAACGCTACTCACCTTTTGCCATGCTGCTGCTGGCCGAAGCGCTGGGGCTGCTCTCCTTGGTCTTTCCGCTGTATAGCCTGCTGGCGCAACATTCGGTCGGGCTGCTGGCGGTGCAGGCCTGTAGCGCAGTGATTAGCGGCGTCACCTTTCCGGCCCTGTCGCTGGTATTTAAACGCGGGTTGAAAAGTGAAGAATTACCCGCCGCCACCTGCATGGAGACGCTGATCTTCGCGGCACAGGTGCTGCTAGGCGTTGGCGTGGGGGTGCTGATTTTCCCGCTGATCAATGCCGGAGGGATGTTGCTGCTCGACGCCCTGAGCTTTATCGCCTCGGCGGTCCTGCTTCTGCTGGCTGCGCGGCGCTTTGTGCCGACGTCTGATGAAACTGAGGCCGATGCCTCAACAAGCGCCACGGGGAAAGTCAGCTGGCGGGCGCTCTCGCCGCTGCAACGGCGCAGCCTGCTAATGCTGCCGATGCTGGCTACCGTCGGCACGCCAGCGATGTCTCTGCTGCCCGCGCTGGCCCAGCAGATTAAGCCCGATGAAGCTACCGGTTTCGCGCTGCCGCTATTGTTCGCCCGCAGTCTGGGCCAGCTATGCGGCCCGTTACTGCTTCCGGCAAATCGAATGCGGCAATACGCTGGGAACAACGGACTGCTGGCGACCTGCCTGCTGATTTTCCTCGCCAGCTATCTGCTGATCCCGCCCATGTCCGCGTGGACTTTAGCGCCTTTGGCGATGATTTTTATCGCGCACATTGCTTCCAACGTGGTGTTCGCGCTGGCGACTTTCGGCATTTTGCGGGAGTTTGACGCGCAAACCGTGGCCTCGGCGAGTGCCATGGCATGGCGCTGGCAGCTCGTGGCGGCGGGCGTGGCGTCGCTGATGGTGGCGGCGCTGACTCATTATGGCGGAGCAATCTTGGCGCTAAAGGTAATGTCACTGGTGGGGTTGGGCACCGCGATTGGCATTTTGTGGAAGTATCGCCGCTAA
- a CDS encoding TM2 domain-containing protein: MSNMVFCRGCGKEIHETARNCPHCGATNSVPGSKNRIAAALLAFFLGAFGVHKFYLGKIGQGFLYLLFCWTFIPSIVAFVEFIIYLCMSDEDFARKYG; this comes from the coding sequence ATGTCTAATATGGTTTTTTGTAGAGGCTGCGGCAAAGAGATCCACGAAACTGCCAGAAACTGCCCTCACTGTGGCGCAACCAACAGCGTGCCGGGTTCGAAGAACCGCATCGCGGCGGCCTTGCTGGCCTTTTTCCTCGGTGCCTTTGGGGTACATAAGTTCTATTTGGGTAAAATCGGGCAAGGTTTCCTGTACTTACTCTTCTGCTGGACCTTTATTCCTTCGATCGTCGCATTTGTAGAATTTATTATTTATCTCTGCATGTCGGATGAAGATTTTGCCAGAAAGTATGGCTAA
- the bhsA gene encoding multiple stress resistance protein BhsA has protein sequence MKNLTKTLAAIALATASFTTLAATQVQSAPANSQSIGVISAQAGTDLSGLKSELANEAQARGASAYRIIFTSGDGDNHTYGTAELYK, from the coding sequence ATGAAAAACCTGACAAAGACTCTGGCAGCCATCGCACTGGCAACGGCCTCTTTTACCACGCTGGCGGCGACTCAGGTGCAATCTGCACCCGCTAACTCGCAGTCCATCGGGGTGATTAGCGCACAGGCTGGTACCGACTTATCTGGCCTGAAGAGTGAACTCGCTAATGAAGCCCAGGCCCGCGGGGCAAGTGCTTATCGCATCATCTTCACTTCCGGTGACGGCGATAACCACACTTACGGCACGGCTGAGTTGTACAAGTAA
- the bhsA gene encoding multiple stress resistance protein BhsA, with protein sequence MKNLTMTLAAIALATASFTTMAATQVQSAPANSQPIGVISAQAGTNLSSLENKLAAKAEANGATSYRIISASGDNRLYGTAELYK encoded by the coding sequence ATGAAAAACCTGACAATGACCCTCGCAGCCATCGCACTGGCAACGGCTTCTTTCACCACCATGGCCGCCACCCAGGTTCAGTCTGCTCCTGCTAACTCACAGCCAATCGGCGTGATCAGCGCACAGGCCGGCACTAACCTGTCTAGTCTGGAAAATAAACTGGCCGCCAAAGCAGAAGCTAATGGTGCTACCTCTTATCGCATCATCTCCGCATCCGGCGACAACCGCCTGTACGGGACTGCTGAGCTGTACAAATAA
- the bhsA gene encoding multiple stress resistance protein BhsA, with translation MKNVTMTLAAIALATASFSTLAATQVQSAPTNAQSIGVVSAQAGTNLSSLEHQLAAKAEANGATSYRIISASGDNRLYGTAELYK, from the coding sequence ATGAAAAACGTAACAATGACTCTTGCTGCCATCGCACTGGCCACGGCTTCTTTCTCCACTCTGGCTGCGACTCAGGTTCAGTCTGCTCCAACTAACGCCCAGTCAATCGGCGTAGTTAGCGCGCAGGCCGGTACCAACTTGTCTAGCCTGGAACACCAGCTGGCCGCTAAAGCAGAAGCTAATGGTGCAACCTCTTATCGCATCATCTCCGCTTCCGGCGACAACCGCCTGTACGGGACTGCCGAGCTGTACAAATAA
- the bhsA gene encoding multiple stress resistance protein BhsA, translating to MKNVKMTIAALALATVSFSSMAATLVDSAPANQEKIGVISANSSNDLSSLQRELNAKATEAGASSYRIIGASGDNYLHGTAELYK from the coding sequence ATGAAAAACGTAAAAATGACTATCGCAGCACTGGCTCTGGCTACCGTATCTTTCTCTTCCATGGCGGCAACGCTGGTTGATTCAGCTCCGGCTAACCAAGAAAAAATTGGCGTGATCAGCGCGAACTCAAGCAATGACCTGTCTAGCTTGCAGCGTGAACTGAATGCCAAAGCCACTGAAGCAGGTGCCAGCTCTTACCGCATCATCGGTGCTTCTGGTGACAACTACCTGCACGGTACTGCCGAGCTGTACAAATAA
- a CDS encoding TetR/AcrR family transcriptional regulator, with the protein MSTEHTALVRKSRGRPKQFDRGTALSKALNLFWRHGYEATSLADLVEATGAKAPTLYAEFGNKEGLFRAAVEHYLATFYEKSFCLLSRTDLSVEQAIEQYLRTTAEMFTDCDTPSGCFMVSASSGMSSSSQDIAEMLRNRHLSQERTLFEYFEKKKLSNELPQTTDSALLAKYLACTVQGMSVQARDGASTEQLNRLIDMVIHLWPELNKATAAKPLAH; encoded by the coding sequence ATGAGCACTGAACACACGGCTTTGGTCCGGAAAAGTCGCGGTCGCCCAAAACAGTTCGATCGTGGAACTGCTCTGAGCAAGGCCCTGAATTTATTCTGGCGTCATGGCTACGAGGCCACTTCTTTAGCGGACTTGGTCGAAGCCACGGGTGCGAAAGCTCCTACCTTATATGCCGAGTTCGGCAATAAAGAGGGGTTATTCCGCGCGGCCGTTGAACACTATCTGGCAACCTTTTACGAAAAGAGTTTCTGTCTGCTGAGCAGAACAGATTTGTCCGTTGAACAGGCTATCGAACAGTATCTGCGCACCACGGCAGAGATGTTCACCGACTGCGATACGCCGAGCGGCTGCTTTATGGTTAGCGCCTCATCCGGCATGTCTTCCTCTTCGCAAGACATCGCGGAAATGCTGCGCAACCGCCACTTGTCGCAGGAACGCACTTTGTTTGAGTACTTCGAAAAGAAAAAACTCAGCAACGAGCTTCCACAAACGACTGACAGCGCGCTGTTGGCGAAATATCTGGCATGTACCGTTCAGGGGATGTCAGTACAGGCCCGCGATGGGGCCAGCACCGAGCAGCTTAATCGCTTGATTGATATGGTCATTCATCTGTGGCCAGAGCTGAATAAAGCCACGGCGGCGAAACCTCTGGCTCACTAA